CAATCGCAATGATAGCATGGTGCGCAATTGCATCTACAGAGCCAACGACGCAATCGGTAAGTTCCAGGGGTATTACCTCCAGGAAGAGCggtcggcggggagcggcaagagcgagctcgacatcatcagtGCCGCCTTAGCGACCTACCAATCCTTGAACTTGaaaccgttcaagtacctcagCTTATGGCAGGAGGCGTGCCATCATGAGAAGTATAGGGTGGCGTAGTAGCATCCTCCTCTAACAAACGGTCGAGGTCGTTAGCCCTATCCGACGGCGCCTCCGATGAAgtggctacccagcttgccggaactaacttgggtagccctGACACTGGCCGGAGCAGTTCCCGCCGGCGCAAGGAAAGAAGAAGGCGACGGCCAACCGCCGTCGCACCCCGACTCCATCCGTCCTCGCTCCCGCTCCACTCCCTTTGTGCCACCTCAACCCCCGACCAACTCGCTGTGGACCCTCTTGGGTCAACTCAATGTGACCGATAGGTCTAACATGACTCCCGaccaacttgcaacacatgtgGCAAAGATACGGGGTTTCCGAAGAACATTGGggatagaggactagtcttGCACGGGGGTATTTTTTAGtcttaattatgtaatttttaatttataggattttaattatgtctttttttattatctaggattttaattatgtatttttattttttaggattttaattatgtaatttttattttttaggatttaattatgtattttttatatttgaatgtatttttatattgtagaaatggttttagtaattgaagtatttaaattgaataatagaatggtgggacccttgagcttgtccttgcggaagagcatgaatatgggtgttgtgctcttgcctaaggacaaggagtaaacgTGGGTTCGAACCCACCTCCGtactcttatttaagagcacggatATGGATGCTCTCAAGGTACACTCACTCGCTCGTGATATGTCTGATTGTTTGGTAAATTATTGGACTCCCACCAGAATCTAGCAACACATGTGCAGTTCCACTCCattccaaaattcacattGTCACTAAATGGCAAatacaaaatggaaaaaaatgttaatcCCTCTTTCCGCGATTAAATTTTCACATTTGatccggcacgagttttaggaaatactctctccgtccaccattaggagtcacattcATAGATTACAcgcacggattttaaaaatgttaagaaaagtgagtggaaaaaagttagtggaataggagtcacacttgtataaattagttttaaatgaaatgtgagtggaatgagttggtggaaggtgagaccctattaccatttatgataaaagtgaaccgagactcctatttgcggaggactaaaatgaaaaaatagaactcctattcacggacggagggagtagttttttttttatccttttcgatttaattaataaaaacgaaaattacacgtagCAAATTTTAGACCACtagatttctaaaattctatggtcttaaattagttaaagTTAGCAACTAGAGAGTGAGTTAGCTCTCCTTTAAAGGGACAATTagtaaaaaagttaaaacaaacaaattttaGAATGTACGTATATGTAATGTAAATAAGCATTGATAACTCCATATATACTGTACTGTCAACAAAATCTGAGTTGATGCCAAACAAAACCCAAGGATACAAAATTGAATGTAcataaatgaagaaagaaaagaccTAGGGAGGCTCTGATATTTGTCTAATTGAAAGAATCACTCAAAAATAGCGAATCTGGCAATATGTATACTAACACTGCAGATGCGAGGGCGAGAACGGCTCACAAATTTTCCAACTTTCAACTAGGCAAAATCTGTGCCAGGCGATCATGAGCGTCCTCGGGAATTTCCCTCCCTGGGACGAAGACTTTTAGCAGATTTAGGTACCTGCCAGACAAAATGTTTGGTTATGAATGAGGGATAGTATAATTGGGATTTGTGGCAATTTTGAACTTGTAAAGATAACTCACTCTGCAGCTGAGAAAAGATCTTCGTGCTCTTGGATAAATGCAAGCAATGCCTGGAGAAAACACAAGACAAATTGTCAACGAAACATGATTATTTGTGGGAAAGAAAGTAAATACAGAAATAAGGTAGAAATTGAAATCAGTAGTATCAGATAGTTAACCTCGAAGGGCATGTTTAGTAATTCATAGTATGTCCGAACACGATCTAATCTCATTTGTACGACTTCACTTTCAATTGAAGATACAGCAGCCAAAGCCTGATGAAGCTCAGAAATATTAGCAGTTGTCCTTGTCATGATAACCCGTGCAATGCGTTTGGAACAGAAAATAGTGTTATTTCCATTAGGCCCACACCACCTCCAATcaccacaaaaatatagaaaagcGAAATGAAAATTCAAGCACAATAGCTTGAGCGTATTATGTTACTAATTACTACTATGTTTTACAAGTTCTCACACTGGTGCTCATTCCATAAGGGTGAGAAAACCATATGCCTAAGTCAAATAAGAAATGCCCCCTTATCACGCACATCTCTTCATTTTGCTAAAAAGATTTGAACATGGGAAAAGAGAAGTTCTCAAACAATTGTTGCTGCAAGTTGTATATCTCTGACTACAAGAAGTGTTAGCAAAAAAGTTGACTAAAATACTTTGTATCtagaaatgaaatagaaaaacagaaaacttcaaacaaattatGGCACAGAACCAGACATTATGACAGTGATGTTTTTATTGAAAACCTATAACAGCTATTATTCACATAAAATGCatgtaataatattgacaGATTAACATTGAAATTTCATTCTTCCAACCCATGCTTCAGGACTTGTTTGCATAACAATTAACAATCTAAACTATTAGACTTAGATGTTCATATTCATGAGAAGGATTTTTTAAGAGACCCCAGAAGTAGTGGAAGAGCTGGAGGAAAGGGATAGAGATCAAAGAGAGGAAGAGTGAAAAAGACCACGGACCTGTTCCAACGCAATTGAGTTACGGCAAATCTGCTGAACGCCAAAGAGGTTGATAGACTTCATTTCAGCCAAAGCCTGAGTGGGAACAATTATTTTcctcacaaacataaaaatgacCAGTCTTTCCGGTGCAATTTCTTAATACCCAGCACAATTATAAGCAAACCTTTATAGACCAATTGGCGGCAATGGGGCATATCCCTCCAAATATGTAATTTCGTTTCACATCCGCAACAAATGGTGCCATTTCCTCATCTCGGCGTGTTATCTGGATCGCATAAATTTAAGCTTCAGTATTTGTACGATTATTTTGCAAGATTGATCAGGCCACATGACAAATACGCcagttatattttattatttcacgGTTTAACGAATAGAAGCCTAAACCATGTACAAATAAAGAGACCAAAGATAATAAGAAAAGATACAAGGCAAGTGTTAGGGAACCCAattctttttgatgaatttcaTAGTgcttaaatattactaatcTGAAGCATGATGATAAAGGACATAGGCATAATAACTTAGTTGTTCTTTTCCTTAGGAGACGAAAGGTATAGTAATCTGAGGCCCTTAATAAGTTAGTTTATTATTGGGTAGCTGAAGATTTATATGGTAGGGGCCGGTGTAAATTTATAAACGAACTCCCTCTTAATCAGGTCATTGAACATTCACGTGCGTGACCAATCAGGGTATCTCACAGAGGCCTTGTATATTGGTAAATAAGTCTTCAAAACAATACACTAATTCATCTGCAGACAGTGCAATGTCTAAGGAACAGAATCCCCAAAATAAAGAGCCGTGTCAaagaatatttacaaaaagatCAACTCTTTTGACATAAATTCCAATCATGCTACACCAACCTTGTCAATATCAAGGAAAGTTAATCAAGCCAATTAACTCAATAGCTGAGGTATAAAGTTATGCAAACAAGAAActcaattttagttatatatttttaaaaaatagaatgcataagagaaatactccctctgtctcttATAAGTGTTCCCATACTTTTCACAAcgggttttaaattttactaaacACTAGGTAAGTGTGTAGATGAATGTAAAAAGGGGCCCGCGTTTATTATAAGGGTATTGTACTTTATTGTAGATGTTAGgtaattttgttgatgatttgtGGGCTTGTAAATAAGTTGATATAGTGAGGGTAAAACATAAGGGGTTAGTGATTGGTAGTTTACTGAAGTGGAAAAGGAACACTTTTTtagggacaaactaaaatggtaaaatgggagcacttataagttataagggaccgagggagtatatgttttaaCTTTCAAGGAATGTTCTATATAATTGTCATGACTGCAGGGGAATGACGTCAACATGAAAAAATGGAGCACTAGGTTTAGCCAAAGCATTTTCACCAGATCACAAGGTTAAGCCAAAGCTAACCAGCACAATGCTCTAAAGATGAGAATTCACCTGGGAAGTTAATGATATAACAAAATCGTCTGGCTCCTCTGCATCTTGGTCATCCAAATACTCCCTCTTTGTCATCTCCTATAACAGTTCGCATTTTGCAGCAAGAGTTATTTTGTATGAAGTACAGTTTTCCAGTGAGGCGTCATCACCTTATCAACTTTTTGGTAGAATATGTACACAAATTTCACGTACCTGCAAATGAAAAATTGTCTCCAACTGCATCTCTATTCGTAGAACTTTAAGGCAATCAATAGCCAGTTTTCTGTAGTCTTCAGCAAATGATTCAAGATCTTTTGGAGGCAAACTGCTTGTTCTAGAATGATGCGGTTCATTTTCTTCTACGTGATTATAAGCTTTTGAAGATGATTTCCCTAGCCTACATGAGAAAGAATTATACTGAAGTATTTACATGTTTCATTTTTGCACATACCTGATACTTTCCAATCGGTCCAAAATAGTTGGACAACAGAAAACTAGGTCATGGGCCATTGTTTCAGAAAGTGCATTCTAATTTCTAACATTACTTTAAGACTTTTATCAAAACAACAGACAATCACAGGGACCAGTCATCCAATATGTTAATTGACAATCTAGAAAATTGAgctaaaaacttaaaaacacATCTTTTCAGGACTATATAAAACAATTTCAAAACTCTTTCTTGAGCAAGATTCGATCATGAAAGAAGATAGCTACAAGAATCAACCAAATCGACcatgataaaaataagatacaTAAAGTTACCTTTCTATGGAATCTGCAACATATTCCAATGAATCGCTCAATGAAGCTAATAAGATAAGTTTGTTATCCTCGCGTATTAGGTTTTCCTGCAGAAATTAACCAGAGTAAAACAAGGTGCAAAACAAAGATTAGATGTGTCAAAATGGCTTCTATTTTCATAAGGGCATGAATACCTGCTTAATAGGTCTCAGATTCAGTAGTATATCACTTAGTTCCATTTCTACTCCAATTGATCCAGCATCCAAATCATTGGTTTCTAGGATTCCATCATCTAATGAATTTGGCAAACATGTACTGGATGGATCAAGTCGCAAGAGATTATCTACGTCATGTCTCCCAATAAGCATGTAACTTTGCTTCTCCAGAACTGCCTGATATTTTAACCAAAAAAGAGATTATTATTTCAAAGTGAAAACAAATAGAATAGGAGTTGTATCCAGtagaatatcaaatgttaaGCTTCATAGTAGAGCCTGTGCCCTGTAGAGGTTAACCCTTCTCTTTACAAACTTACATCATACCAACAATTCCTTTCAGTTTCCATCATTACGAAGTTCCTAAAGCTTAGAGCTTCAAATGGTATGCACATTAAGAATTTACAGGTAAAGGCTGGTATAACATCTTCCATTGAAATCTAGTAAATAACTACGGTGGCATATTCACCATCGAGAAAGGTAGCCACCAAGCAGAGACCCAGAAAGAAGTCACTAGTCCTGGAGGTTGAATTTAAAGGCATTACTTAGTTCTCATACAGATAtagttaatttgttttaagGAATAGTCCAAGTTCTTCAAGTATCAGCTCCCAGATTTACCAAGCACACAATTCAAGAGTGATAAAGTTGCAGAAAGCAACATATCATCAAGAGAAACAAGGAACAGTACAACGAGAAAGAAATTTTAGTGATGCTCCCTTTATTTGAAAATACTTAAATGAGCTTAAAAAATATGACTGGGTGaaatgagaagaagaaaaaaagaggatAAAGTAACAAACATACCTCCATATATGACGTTCGACATCTTTCATACGTTCTTTCCAGGAATGTCTGGACATAGTTTATTAACTCACCAGCAAACTTTGGCATAGCTTGAGCCCACCCAAGAACCTAAATAAATCATGTAAAGGTTGAGCACAAAGAGAGCGCTTATTTCTCTTCTCAACAAATGGCAAAAACACGAATATACCTCTTTTGCTAAGCAATCGATAGCTAATAATCCTTGTAAAACAGGTCGTCCTTTTCCAATTGATGGAGTGTATGACACAGCTACATTAGCTCGTGGCCTGAATGCAGCTGGACCTGTTTATAGAAGAGACCCAAAATCAGATTTTGAGGGTATGCTAATGAAATTATCAGTACATGATCCGTGATTAGCAAAACTGCAAATACACCAGAATTAGATACTTAAATTGAGCACCATATTTACCCATTGCACCTTTTATACATCCAATTCCACCCTATTGCTACAGAATCAATTCAGGCAATAAACTATAATTTATCTAAGTCTATCTGCTACAATGAGgcaaatgtaaatatatacGTGGGactttgtaaaaaataaataaagctaCTGAAAGGCATATAATTATGTTGAATGCATGCGTAATTGAAAGAGCCTCGGCCTAAATTCgaacaagaagaagatggcGTACTAAATTTCATagatattactccctccgtcccattaaatatgaaacatttgcttttcaGCATAGGATtctatgtagtgttgttttgtgagttaagtaaagaattaaataagaaagagaaaaaagtagagatgatgttgttttcatttaggaaatttgtcatttttaatgggacggagggagtattattatacCTCTGTAATTACTGCTTATAAATTACTAGATTTGTGTCAGTCTGCATCAACACAGTTTAATGAGCAGCTCAGCTAGAATCAAACAATCACTGGAGTCATCATATGCAGGCACTTACTTAGCAGACAGCCACAAACAGACAATGCATGAGATCTATTAGTATATTACTGTTGATGAAATCAAACTCGAACTTGATCCACTTCAATCCATATTACAAAAATGGACGTAAGGTGTTAGGAAATAATGAAACTAAATGCATTCATCAATAACCAGGCAAAAAGACAATAGTTCGTAGACTTGCTTGATATGGCTTGCTGTACGCTTTTCCGATAATCTACAAACATAGTTGGCAAAAAGTGATCCTTCACAAAGTTCTCTGTGAAGGCAAGCAATCCATCATTTCTGCATAATCCATTCATTAGTGGATAGATGGTCAACATAAAGATGCATTAAGAAAGGATGGATAGATATAATAGGAGCGGAAACAGAAAGACAAACATCTTCAAAAGATTCACTCGTGCTGAATCATATATGGGGTAGATCATGAAATTCAGTAAAGGAAAAGGTTATGGGAAACAATTGATGGAGAAATAATCATTTCATGGAAAAGGAGAAATCATGACAAAATCAAGGGTGGGGAataaaattcatcattttcCTAACAGGAGTATCTCAACTAAATATCAAGAAGATACTGTGTTCTTCCAATCAAACTTTGCTATTTAAGATGAAATACTACAGTTCTAAATCATTCCAGCTATGTTCAATTAAAAGTCTCACCAGCTGTAGAAGCATACAGCCTTGAAACTGTTACTTTTCGGGGGAATCCAGAACCAAACTTAATTTTGTCCCACGATTTTCATTAACTACACACCCCAATACTTACAGTGGGCAGCAACATCACCAAGTCCTAGACTCCTAATCATATTGTGactatttcaaaatatgaaaatatcagTTTTCTCAACGACCAAGCAGCTATTTCATGATAATCTCGATCGTGAGTGACAGAGAATGGTTTATAAAGGAACTGATAGGTTGAACTTGAGATAACCAAGATCTCCTGACAAATGACTTTTTGCAAGAACAGCAAACCTAAGACCTCCAAGGTCTGACAACATATACACAAAATCcccttatttttattcaatacaACATCGCTAAAGATATTTGATAGTTTCACTTTCACAACCAACGTATTAAGAAGTTGTAGAGCTGACTAATGGTATGTCACCGAAATCTAAAAGGGATCAAGAGTATATCTGAGGCTTATATATGCTTAGGGTAATTTCTAAGTTAATATTATTCTAAGCAATTATACACTGCATGTCATGTGCTGCTGATTTAGAAATTGGAGCTGAATGTGCTCACCCAAGTTGGGAGAACTTTTGAGGAAGCATGGATGCAACTTTTTCTGTAAACTGCAAGTAAGGgcagaaaaaggaaattaaattcTGCATTTTAGTCATGTGACCAGGAGAACAGACGAGCATTACTTTCCTTTGATTGCACTCTATCCATACCTGAACTACAGGCCTGTATACTGATGCTGCTAAGTATATCCCTTGCTCTGGTAGCACGGCACCAGTTCCATAACCTTCTTGGACTACATTTGGTCTTCTCCATCCTTGGCGATTAAGGTCAGACCCTACGAATTTATGCTATTTAATTCaatgacaaaattatatatatgacctTTGGCCAAATTTAAGACAACGTTATAATAAATTGCAAGGATAAATGCCTGAAGAATGATTGcatttaatatatgaaaagtAAACATCCATTCACTGCAATTGtgtccaattattaaaattatagagaaatttaattttgctgTTACTTGTTAAGTTGTCGACATCGCAActcactccctccgtccccaattaataGGCCTAATGGGGtgcggcacgagttttaataaaaaatagttggCGCTTGTGAGTTGAAAAAGGGTCCCAAATTAGGGGGTCAGTGTTAGTAATgattaataaatgtaatgtGAGTGAAGAAACTGGTGGGCCATGTGTGAGAAaggataaataaattgatatgttGTGGGGTAGTCTCTATAATTGGAAAAGTACTAATTTTTGTGTACATACCGAAACGGCAAAAATGGACTATTTTTTAGGGaccgagggagtataaaactgTGTTGAATCAGTAAATTGGGGGAAACATGATGATTTAAAATGCAACTAACCATTTCCTTTAGGAGGGTTGCgggataaaattttagaaaatgattgtGTTCCacacaatatttaaataaaaaagaagacgTCATCAAGACTAGGTTCCTTAGGAAGACACGCTGTTggttgatttatttatttttttttggcaaaatggTTATTGCTCAATGAGAGaacatgtatttatataaatatgataacaTTTCCAACTGATTTTTCATACTGTCAAGCCATTGAAAGGTGATGCCCAGGCTGACATCGTATGTGTAATCAATAAAGTACCACTTGCCGCTTGGCTACCTCAAGGGGTGAGGTTGGTGGTAGGCATGAAACATATTTCTCTTACCTTGATTAGGAGTGGAAGTACTAGCATCAGTGAACCGAAATGCAAAAGTAAGTCCATCTTCTGATCCATCTCTGTAACCAAATTGATGTAAAAAGGGTTAATTACCTTATTCTATAGACAATATGATAATGCCTTCCCAACTAACTTGTATCGGAGTACAAGTTCAAACAGTAAAAAAACTGATTAATGTATATCATCAAAATGATGCAGGGAAGGCTATCATTCCAGTGTGATAATGCCTTCCCAACTAAAGCAGTTCTTGTCAATGGAAAAATCTGCAGAAGAGCCATCCTCTTGCAAAATACTAATTTCATCAACAGTTCTctatatactccattcattACCCTTCCAAACACTTATCGATGTCACCAAACTTGTCATGCCAGCAGCATGGAATATATATGGTGAAAACAGAATTTTAATATCGACGTCCAAATCAGTCATGGCATCAGATgcagaaatatatatatttacatacaTGTATATAGCACAGGAAGAGGTTCAAAACTTGAAATGAGAagtcatatttaaaataagaacgGAGAACCATCAATCATGGAGATCTACGGTGGCATCTTCTTGCTTGATGAGTGCAACACCAGTATTCGAATCCCATAAGGGGCggaattttcatttaatttcattttctgtgaGTGTAGTAAAGTTCACTCTGAATGCAGTGATTTTATGCGTTAATTGCAATGTTTTTAGTGTTCTTAGTTTTCAGGATAAAATTGAGTTTTTACATTAACCCACGTCTATATAGATAATATATAGAGCTTCTTCCATGACGAATGAGAATACATGAACAAATCCATGAAACGAGATGAACAAACCAATGTTAAAACTACATTAGTTGAATATGGTTGTCCATGTGTTGTATTAATTTGTTCATCTCGGGTCCATGGAACTTGTTATTGTGCGTGTATAATTCATGTTTGTGCATATATTCATTTCAAACATAAAATTCTCTCACTGGATCCCAACCAAGGGACTTTGTGAAAATTAGATTTGTTGTAGAAATGATAAAAACGAATAAACGCATAAAATCAATGAACAAACATAGAATTTTCACTCCTAATTGCATTCAAACAAGATGCATCCATAGTAAATCTCTGTAGTCTAAGGACTGAATTATTCTCACCTCTCACCAATATTTACCATTCTCACTGGATCCTTTTCATCTATAgattaattgcatatataatgtgaaattcaagtaaaaatatcatcatcatATGGGGATTAAAATGAGTGCATTGCggaaacaaagaaaataatacgAACATCAGTATCAATCGCGTTGAAAACGTTGTTCACATGAAACCCAAATGtagaagtaaaagaaaatgatactaAGCACATGAACAAGCTGAACGGTGCACAAAAGTGAAAGAACATGGAATGCCCTTGCCTCTTGTCTTTAGAAGGGTTTTTGCTGGCAAGTCTGGCTGTTTGTACAGCAGCATCTGCAGATGTAGCATCGGGTGTTGCTCGTAGGATCTCACATATAAGTTGCTGGCACTCACTCTACAGTCATTTGGGAAAATATTAGGGAAAACTCACAACTTTCTGAGTAGCATGAGGTTGAAACACAAAAAGGGTCATTAAGTGAAAACCTGTAGAACATTTAAGGAAAAACCAACACTAAAGCCTCCAGTATCATTAGAAACATCAGAGTCATTGCTCCAACTGACGTCAGCAGCCATTGTTTTTGGTGTGTTCATATTAAGTTGCTGTGAAGATTTTGACTCAAGTAACTCTCCAACAATAACATGATTTTCTGAATAATTGTTCCACCATCAAGAATACGAAGATAACAGCAAAGAGTACATGAGTATATAACTTACAGATATTTTTATAGCAATAACATACCGAATATCCGAACAACTGTGTCCAGAATAGAATCAAGTAGGTCCCGTGTTGAAATTTGGGCTGTTCCCGAAGGAGACATTACATGAGAGACAGGGCTCACAGCTAAAGCTCCATTTGGCGATATCCCATTTTGACGTTTTTGTTTTGCTAAGTGGTGCTCCAGCTGGCCCTTTAGATAGTGTAGACCTGTGACTGTAGGCGAGGCAGTGTGGCCCAGACCATGCCTTTGCCTACTGACACGTCCTACCTGTGCTTTGATTTTGGCAGTAATGATATCATGGATTGTTGAGCGTAACCGCTGGCTATGACCATGGAGACATGAGAACAGAGCAGAAAATAAGTAGAAAAACTAACGAAGTGTActttaacaaaaaatgaaatgacttaATAAGCACATCAAAAAGAAAGTATTCATACAAAAATCCTATTCCAGTCACACCTTCATTTACCGAAGTTAAATAGCCCTGGAGCTTCATAGTCCCTATAGTATGACttccaataattaaaaaaaatgactctagGGGTAGTTTTTCATGTATACTACTAAAATCTTGGTATATAGAGGTTATCAAGTGAACTCCCTGTTTCTCAAGATTCAAAAAACATTGCAAAAAACTGACAACAGAAGAATGCTGAAGAAATAGCTCTATACTTCTGCATATATCTACGTAATGAAGAAACGAAACAAGATATCTAACTGCTAGGATAAGACGTTACAAGGAATATATCTGTAGGATTTGACTATTTACACTAGTGGGTAGCATCCACAATGTAGAACTATACTGAAATAATGCAAGTCTATTCAAACACAAGTATATCAAATCCTATGGGATTCAAACTTGACAGCATACCATATAATAGCACCAGCTGCAGAAACTTTTCCAAGCATGGAAAGGCACTCGACCAGAGTCTGCAAATACTTTACATGCACTGGAGCATCACTCTTTCTCATTGCTTCCTGCATCAAATACCATGCAATTGACCTTATAGGCATAAAGAACCAATTTAAGTTCAAGAGCAATTTTACTGTAAGAATGGAAGCATACGACAAATTCATCAGGAGTAGAATCTGATAGCCACACTGGAATTTGTCGAGAAAATATTCTTGCATCACCACCATTAGCCTTCACTGTAGGAGTATACCCATTAGGTGCAGTATCATCATGCATATCCAAGGTGCCATCCTCATTGTGCCCATCATATGATGAACTAACAAGCAGAAAGGAGACAAATCTCAGAAGAAGGGATAATTATTGCATAAACTCTGACATCTGCCTTGGGAAAATTCAATTCGGATTTCAGAATCATAACTAGAATTACTTAGATAtgataatattagtaataatttaaaaaaagatgcATCGCCCAGCGAGAGCTGGGGTCTGGCATTGAACACAGAGAAAAGACTGAGTCTGACAAACACCCTAAGACATCTTATACATAAACATTTTAGTTTGGAACATCATCAAGACAATAAAGAGGATTGACTAATTGAGAATTCGTTGAAAAAGTTCCTACTTGGTGGACATCCTCATCTAGTCAAATCGGATGTATACATACTCAATATGTTAATGTGTATAAATGTAAAGAATTAAGAAAGCTGAAAAACGAATGCATTATCGGGAAGGAGATGcaagattttttcttttaccgATGAGTATTAAACTagatgaagataaaaaaaatctctttagtaaaattattttctttgtgcTTTTTAATCATTTCATTTCTGTTGTTTACTAACCAGTAACAGGTTTTTCTTAAGACTGCTAACTGACTAGCTGACACGTTTATGTATTGTTCTGCCCATAATTCTTTTA
The genomic region above belongs to Salvia hispanica cultivar TCC Black 2014 chromosome 3, UniMelb_Shisp_WGS_1.0, whole genome shotgun sequence and contains:
- the LOC125214415 gene encoding exocyst complex component SEC8 isoform X1, giving the protein MSIFDGLPIPKDKSFLKEELSRIDESWAAARFDSLPHVVHILTSKDREGEVKVLKEQSDIIEEVVDEVVHAYHSGFNKAIQNYSQILRLFSESAQSLGELKVDLAQAKKLLGAHNKQLHQLWYRSVTLRHIISLLDQVEGIAKVPARIEELIAEKKFYAAVQLHVHSSLMLEREGLQAVGALQDVRTELTKLRGAFFYKVLEDLHSHLYNKGEYSSDVSSMLESDGAIPTATATSSMNYSHSLSRRTRLLKGDGDGVYRPSSVDGSSSYDGHNEDGTLDMHDDTAPNGYTPTVKANGGDARIFSRQIPVWLSDSTPDEFVEAMRKSDAPVHVKYLQTLVECLSMLGKVSAAGAIICQRLRSTIHDIITAKIKAQVGRVSRQRHGLGHTASPTVTGLHYLKGQLEHHLAKQKRQNGISPNGALAVSPVSHVMSPSGTAQISTRDLLDSILDTVVRIFENHVIVGELLESKSSQQLNMNTPKTMAADVSWSNDSDVSNDTGGFSVGFSLNVLQSECQQLICEILRATPDATSADAAVQTARLASKNPSKDKRDGSEDGLTFAFRFTDASTSTPNQGSDLNRQGWRRPNVVQEGYGTGAVLPEQGIYLAASVYRPVVQFTEKVASMLPQKFSQLGNDGLLAFTENFVKDHFLPTMFVDYRKSVQQAISSPAAFRPRANVAVSYTPSIGKGRPVLQGLLAIDCLAKEVLGWAQAMPKFAGELINYVQTFLERTYERCRTSYMEAVLEKQSYMLIGRHDVDNLLRLDPSSTCLPNSLDDGILETNDLDAGSIGVEMELSDILLNLRPIKQENLIREDNKLILLASLSDSLEYVADSIERLGKSSSKAYNHVEENEPHHSRTSSLPPKDLESFAEDYRKLAIDCLKVLRIEMQLETIFHLQEMTKREYLDDQDAEEPDDFVISLTSQITRRDEEMAPFVADVKRNYIFGGICPIAANWSIKALAEMKSINLFGVQQICRNSIALEQALAAVSSIESEVVQMRLDRVRTYYELLNMPFEALLAFIQEHEDLFSAAEYLNLLKVFVPGREIPEDAHDRLAQILPS
- the LOC125214415 gene encoding exocyst complex component SEC8 isoform X2; amino-acid sequence: MSIFDGLPIPKDKSFLKEELSRIDESWAAARFDSLPHVVHILTSKDREGEVKVLKEQSDIIEEVVDEVVHAYHSGFNKAIQNYSQILRLFSESAQSLGELKVDLAQAKKLLGAHNKQLHQLWYRSVTLRHIISLLDQVEGIAKVPARIEELIAEKKFYAAVQLHVHSSLMLEREGLQAVGALQDVRTELTKLRGAFFYKVLEDLHSHLYNKGEYSSDVSSMLESDGAIPTATATSSMNYSHSLSRRTRLLKGDGDGVYRPSSVDGSSSYDGHNEDGTLDMHDDTAPNGYTPTVKANGGDARIFSRQIPVWLSDSTPDEFVEAMRKSDAPVHVKYLQTLVECLSMLGKVSAAGAIICQRLRSTIHDIITAKIKAQVGRVSRQRHGLGHTASPTVTGLHYLKGQLEHHLAKQKRQNGISPNGALAVSPVSHVMSPSGTAQISTRDLLDSILDTVVRIFENHVIVGELLESKSSQQLNMNTPKTMAADVSWSNDSDVSNDTGGFSVGFSLNVLQSECQQLICEILRATPDATSADAAVQTARLASKNPSKDKRDGSEDGLTFAFRFTDASTSTPNQGSDLNRQGWRRPNVVQEGYGTGAVLPEQGIYLAASVYRPVVQFTEKVASMLPQKFSQLGNDGLLAFTENFVKDHFLPTMFVDYRKSVQQAISSPAAFRPRANVAVSYTPSIGKGRPVLQGLLAIDCLAKEVLGWAQAMPKFAGELINYVQTFLERTYERCRTSYMEAVLEKQSYMLIGRHDVDNLLRLDPSSTCLPNSLDDGILETNDLDAGSIGVEMELSDILLNLRPIKQENLIREDNKLILLASLSDSLEYVADSIERYVKFVYIFYQKVDKVMTPHWKTVLHTK